A stretch of DNA from Curtobacterium sp. MCBD17_035:
GGGCTTGTCCGGCCACGCGTTCGGCACGACGCGCTTGACGACGCCCTGCCGTGTGCCGATCGCGAGCGCGTTCGGTGACTCGGGGTCGAGGAGCGCGACGACGGTCTCACCCGACGGCAGGCCCAGGTAGTCGCGGACACGCACGCCGGCGTCCAGGCGGACCGAGGCCGGCGGGACGGCGGGGACGTCGACGGGCGAGAACCGCACGACGCGGCCACGGTCCGTGAGTGCGCCGACGGAGGACCGCACCGTGGTGGCGACGGTGGACCGCACGGCGTCGTGCTTCGATCGCGCCGGGGTGCGCGCGACGCGGTCGGAGCCCTCGGTCTGGTCGACGCGCACGAGCCGTCCGGTGGTGGACAGGAGCACGCGGCACGGTGCGTCCACGATCTCGAGCTCGACGGCGGCCTTGCGTCCGCCGCGCACGGGCGCGTCGGCTTCGGTGAGCAGGGTGCGGCGCGGGGTCGCGAAGCGGTCCGCGACCTCGGTGAGTTCCGTGGCCACCTGGGTCCGGAGCCGGGCGTCGGAGCCGAGCAGTTCCTCCAGGGCGGCGATGTCGGTGAGCAGCTCGTCGCGTTCCCGCTCGAGCTCGAGGCGCGAGAACTTGGTGAGGCGCCGCAGGCGCAGCTCGAGGATGTACTCGGCCTGCACCTCGGACAGGTCGAAGACCTCTTGGAGCCGCGTGCGTGCGGCCTCGGAGTCGTCCGAGGTCCGGATGACCTCGATGACCTCGTCGATGTCGAGGATCGCGATGAGCAGGCCCTCGATGAGGTGGAGACGCTCGCGACGCCGCGCGAGGCGGTAGCGGGACCGGCGGGTCACGACGTCGAGGCGGTGTGCGACGTAGACCTCGAGGAGCTCCTTGAGCCCGAGCGTCTGCGGGGTGCCGTCGACGAGGGCGACGTTGTTGATGCCGAAGCCGTCCTCGAGCGGGGTGTGCTTGTACAGCTGCTCGAGCACGGCGGACGGGTTGAACCCGGTCTTGATCCCGATGACGAGCCGGAGTCCGTGGTTCCGGTCGGTCAGGTCGGTGACGTCCGAGATCCCCGAGAGCTTCTTGGACTGGACGCCGTCCTTGATCTTCTCGATCACCCGCTCGGGACCGACGAGGTACGGCAGCTCGGTGACGACGAGCCCGGTCTTGCGTGGGGTGATGCTCTCGACGCTCACCTTGGCGCGGGTGCGGAAGGAGCCGCGGCCGGTGGCGTAGGCGTCCCGGACCCCGGCGAGGCCGACGATCGTGCCGCCCGACGGCAGGTCGGGGCCGGGCACGAACTCCATGAGCTCGTCGAGGGTCGCGTCGGGGTGACGGAGCAGGTGCTTCGCGGCCTCGACGACCTCGCCGAGGTTGTGCGGCGCCATGTTCGTGGCCATGCCGACCGCGATCCCGGACGCGCCGTTCACGAGCAGGTTCGGGAACGCCGCGGGCAGCACCTCGGGCTGCATGAGCTGGTTGTCGTAGTTCGGGACGAAGTCGACGACGTCCTCACCGAGGCCGTCGGTCATCGCCATCGACGGCTCGGCGAGTCGTGCCTCGGTGTAGCGGGCGGCGGCGGGTCCGTCGTCGAGCGAGCCGAAGTTGCCGTGGCCGTCGACGAGCGGGACGCGCATCGTGAAGTCCTGTGCCATCCGCACGAGGGCGTCGTAGATCGCGCCGTCGCCGTGCGGGTGCAGCTTGCCCATGACCTCGCCGGTCACGCGCGCGCACTTGACGTGTCCGCGGTCCGGGCGGAGGCCCATCTCCGACATCTGGTACAGGATCCGGCGTTGGACGGGCTTCAGGCCGTCACGGGCGTCGGGCAGCGCGCGGGAGTAGATGACCGAGTACGCGTACTCGAGGAACGAGCCCTGCATCTCCTCGGAGACGTCGACGTCCTCGATGCGCTCACCGTCGGGGAGGCCGACTGCGTCCGTGCGTGCCATGGGCCCTCTCTGTCGCGGCGCTGTCTGGTTGACTGGGCCGGATGACTCCGATGGTACCGACGGCGACGCAGGACACCGCGAACCTCGCCGACGTGGTGCCGGCCTGCCTGACCGCACTCGGCCACCCTGGACCAGCGCTCGCGGGGCTCGGTCGGGAGGCCCGGATCCGGCTCCGTCCCGCCCGGTCCGCGATCGTCGTGCTCGTCGACGGACTCGGTGCGAACGCCGTGCGGGCGCGCGCCGGTCACGCGCGGTTCCTCGCCGCCGAGAAGCGCCGCCTGCGGAGCGGGTTCCCCACGACGACCGCCGCCGCGCTGACGACGCTCAGCACGGGTGCGACGCCCGGGACGCACGGCGTCGTCGGGTACAGCGGGTTCGACCCGGGCTCGGGCCGCGTGGTCAACCTGCTCAGCGGCTGGGACACCGAGGTCCCCGCGGGGTGGCTGCTCGTCCCGACGCTGTTCGAGCGGGCCGTGGCCGACGGGCTCGTGGTGCGGTCGGTCGGGCCGGCGCGATACCGGACGTCGGGGTTCACCGCGAACGTCCTGGCGGGCGCGGACTACGTCGACGCCGACACCATCCCCGCCCGGGTGGACGCCGCGCTCGAGGCGGTCGCCGACGGGCCGGCCACGCTCGTCTACCTGTACGTGCCGGAGCTCGACTCGATCGCCCACAAGCGCGGCTGGCAGTCGGACCGGTGGACGAGTGCGCTCGAGGCCCTCGACGCAGAACTGGCCCGGCTCGCGGCGGCGCTCCCGGCCGATGTCGGCCTCGTCGTCACCGCGGACCACGGCGTGCTCGACGTCCCCGACGAGGCGAACGTCGCCATCGCTCCCGACCTGCTCGAACCGGTCGTCGGGTTCGCGGGGGATCCGCGCTGCCGACAGCTCACCCTGGCGCCGGGGACCGACGTCGACGCCACCGTGCGGGCGTGGCGGGAGCGCGTCGGCAAGCGCGCGTGGGTGGCGAGCCGCGACGAGGCGATCGCCGCCGGGTGGTTCGGGGCGGTCACCGACCCGGTCCGGGCGCGACTCGGCGACGTCGTGGTCGCCGCTCGCGGTCAGTGGGCGTTCAACGACGACCGCGAGGCCGGCGAACACCCCCGGCGGATGCTCGGCCAGCACGGATCGATGTCGGACGACGAGACCTACGTCCCGCTGCTCCTCGCGGGGGCGTTCGCCACCTGAGGTCGGGGTGCCGGATCAGGCCAGGTCGTCGTCCGGCCGCGTGCCGAACACGATCTCGTCCCAGCTCGGCATCGCCCGTCGGCTCCGCTTCTTCCGGTCCGGTCGGCCTCCGTCGGGCTGCTCCGCGGTGGAGCCGGACTCGTCCGCCCGGGGCGCGGACGACGGGCGGCCGCCGTCGCCCACCGGGTCGTCGACCCCGTCGGCGTCGCCGACCTCGCCGGGAGCGAGGGTGTCGAGCGGGATGTCCACGACGGTCACCGACCGGCGCTGCCGGTCGTCCCCGCGGCGGTCGTCCGAGTGGTCGCCGAACGTGGCGGCCTCGCGCTCACCGCGCCGGCGCCGCAGCGCCTCGAGCAGGTCGGCGGTCTCGTTCCCCGGGCCCCGTTCCTCGACGGCCGGCGCGCCGATGCGCGGCAGCGGTGCGCGGAGTGGCGGACGGTCGGCGGCCTCCCGGTCCGGTGCCGGACGCTGGTCGGTCTCGACCCGGAACGCGCCGGAGTCGAACCGGGTGGACGCGCTGTCCTCGGGCTCCGGATCGACGGCGCGGAGCCGAGGGGTGAGGCCCTCGTCGTCGTCCTCGCGCGACAGGCGGTGCGCGTCGCCGTTGTCGGGCGTCAGCGTCGAGGTCTTCGGGTCGAAGCGCCACTGCGCGTCGTGCTCGACCTCGTCCGCGATGTAGTGGACCTGCACCTGCCAGCCGTGCTCGACGTCCTTCCGGCTGGACCAGCGGACGTCGGTGGCGTCGCCGGCCTCGAGCCGCGCGGTGATGGCGTCACCGAATACCTCGGGTGCTCCCGCTTCGCCCGTGACGGAGACGCGGCGGGCGGCGTCGAGCACGAACGACCGCTCGGCCATCACCGGCCCCTCGAACCGACGGACGTCCTCGACCGCGACGCCCATGAGCTCGGCGACCTGCTCGCTGCTCAGTCCGGCGCGGATGCGCGCCTGGATCTCCTTGGGCGGGATCCGGCGGTGCGGCTCGCCCTCGGCGGGGCTCGCCTGGCGGACCTGGCCGGACAGCGAGGGGGTGACCGCGAGCCGGTACTCGCTCCCGGAATCGGTCGCGAGGAGGATCGCGCCCGGTTCCACACCGATGACTCTCACGTCTTGCATCTGTCCGCCTTCCCGTGCATGCGTACAGTCCGGAAGTGTGCCACCCGCCCGACCCCGCGACCGGGACGTCGTGGGCGTGCCGCGCGGAAACGTCGTCGGCCTGCTGTCCGTGGCCGGCCGCTGACGCCGGTGCCGACGATGGCGTGAAGACGGGCTGGAAGCGGGAATGCGCAGCCGGCCCGACGGGTTGCACCGCCTGCTGGAGCACCGGATCGCACGGTTTGCGAATCATCGGTACTTGATGCAAACTGTCGCCGCCGATCCCGGCGACGACCCCTCTCAACGAGAACGGATGGGCATGGCCACCGACTACGACGCCCCTCGGAAGACCGACGACGACTCCGAGTCGATCGAGGCACTGAAGGAGCGCGTCCCCGACAAGATGTCGGGTGTCGTGGACGTCGACGACGCCGACAACCCCGGCAGCTTCGAACTCGCCGGACAGGACCTCTCCGACGTCGACCTCGACGTCGTGGTGCTGCCGCCGCAGGTGGACGAGTTCACCTGCGTCGAGTGCTTCCTCGTGAAGCACCGCTCGCAGCTCGACCACGAGACGAAGCTCGGTGCGGTCTGCATGGAGTGCGCCTCGGCGTAGTCCACATCCCGCACGTCGAACGGCGCCGGATCCCGATCGGGATCCGGCGCCGTTCGTCGTCCTCCCGACCGGCGCCGTTCGTCGTCCTCCCGACGGGTCAGCGTCCGAGGGCCGCGACGACCTGGTCGGGGTGCCGCACGGACACCAACCAGTACGGGGTCGGGTCCTGCGCGTCGGCGACCTCGACCTTGACCACCCCGTGGACGTAGCCGCGGAAGAGCGTCCACGCGCGCGCGTCCAACGTCGGCCCGCGCTCGCGGGTCGCCGCGCTGCCGTCGTACCCCTGCACCGCGCCGACCGCGCTCCGCGGCAGGTGCGCGCGGCCGGCCCGGAACTCGTCCTCGGTCACCTCGACGATCGGTGCGAGCAGCCAGAGCATGACGAGGACCGCGAGCTCCATGCCGATCGCGACGACGACGCCGACGGTGGTGTTGATGGGCAGGAACACGAGCAGGCTGGCGGGGATCACCAGCGCGGTCGCGAGGTAGAGGGTCGGGGGAGCCCAGAGTCGTTCGCGGTACACGGTCACCCCCCTATTCGACCACGCCGTGTGCACTACCCTCGTCACGTGACCGAGCCCCTCGACGTGCCATGGACCGGGGCGGACGCCCCTCGGTTCGCCCATCCGGGAGACGCCGGAGCCGACCTCGTCTCCACCGAGGCGGTGGTGCTCGCCCCCGGTGAGCGTCGACTCGTCGGCACCGGCGTGCGGATCGCCCTGCCCGACGGGTACGCCGGGTTCGTGGTGCCGCGGAGCGGTCTGGCCGCCAAGCACGGGATCACAATCGTCAACGCGCCCGGCACGATCGACGCCGGGTACCGCGGGGAGCTCAAGGTCGCCCTGCTCAACACGGACCAGCGCGAGTCGTACTCGGTGGCGGTGGGGGACCGCATCGCCCAGCTCGTCGTGATGCCCGTGCCCGCCGTGCGGTTCGTCGCCGTCGACGAGCTCCCGGACAGCGTCCGCGGACACGGCGGATTCGGGTCGTCCGGGTACGGTACGGCGGTGGACGTGAGCGTGGCGGCCGCCCCCACGACGGAGGGCGCGGCGGACGGCACGCGACCCGGAACGGACGACCAGGAAGGAGCCGGCGCATGAGGATCGGCAGGGGCAAGAAGGGCACCGAGCCCGCCGAGGAGGTCGAGCTCGCCTCGACCACGCCCGAGGTGGACATCGCGGACGAGGCCGACGAGGCGCTCGACGAGGTCGTGACGGTCGAGCCGACGGCGAAGTCGGCTCCCGCAGACCGCGAGGAGAACGGGCCGCTCGACGAGACCGAGGCGAATCCCGTGCGTCCGTACGTCGACCTCGGCGGGGTGAAGATCCTGCCGCGCGAGGGCCTCCACCTCCGCCTCGAGGTCGAGGAGGGCTCGCAGCGGGTCGTCGCGGTCGGTCTCGACTTCGAGGAGTCGACGCTCCAGGTGCAGCCGTTCGCCGCGCCCCGGACGACGGGGCTCTGGCACGAGATCCGCGCGCAGATCGCCGAGCAGATCGGCCGGCAGGGTGGCGTGGCGACCGAGGTGGACGGGCCGCTCGGCCCGGAGCTCCGCGCGGACGTCCCGGTGGTCGGCGAGGACGGCGTCACCGACGGCCTGCGGACCGCGCGCTTCGTCGGGGTCGACGGGCCCCGCTGGTTCCTCCGCGGTGTGATCGCCGGCAAGGCGGCGGAGGACCCCGAGGCCGCGACCGAGATCGAGGACCTGTTCCGGAGCGTGGTCGTCGTCCGCGGGACGAGTCCCATGCCGCCCCGCGACCTCATCCCGCTCCACATGCCGAAGACGATGCCGACCGCGACGATCTGATGACGTCGGACCCGAGCGCCCCGCTCCCCGAGGACCACGCCACAGACCACGCCGACGCGCTGTCGTTGTCGGCGCAGCTGCGTGACGCGGTCGCGCGGGCCGGCATCGCGCGGGTCGCTCCGGGCGAGGCGCCATCGGGCCGGGCGCTCGTCGCGGCGGTCGGCGGGGTGCGCGGACTGGCCGAGTCGATCCTCCCGGGGTTCGCGTTCCTGATCGTGTTCGCCGTCACGCACCAGCTCGTGCCGAGTGTCGTGGTCCCCGTGCTCGTCGGGCTCGTGTTCGTCGGGCTGCGGCTCGTGCAGCGTCAGCCGCTCGTCACCGCGCTCTCCGGGATCCTCGGCGTCGCGATCTCCGCCGGCCTGTCGCTGTTCACCGGGCGCGCCGAGAGCAACTTCGTGCCGGGCATCGTCGTGAACGCGGTGTCCCTGGCCGTGTTGCTCGCCACCCTCGTGGCCCGACGGCCGCTCATCGGGATCGTCGTGGGGCTCCTGCTGCCGGAGGGCGACCACTGGCGCAGCGACCCCGGCAAGCGCCGTGTGCTCACCGTGGCGACCTGGCTCTGGGCGGGGCTGTTCGCGGTGCGGCTCGCGATCGAGGTCCCGCTCTACCTCGCCGCGCAGGTGGAGCTCCTGGCCGGCATCAAGCTCGTGACCGGGGTACCGCTCTACGCGGCGATGCTCTGGGTGACGTGGCTGCTCGTCCGCTCCGTGTTCGGGCAGGTCGCCGACGGCGGCACCGGGGACGTCGACGCCGCCGGAGGCCCCGACCGCGTGTAGCATCTGTCTCGACATCGAGACATCTCGGGCCCGCGACGGAGCGGACCCGACCAGCAAGGGAGGCGGCACGATGGCTGCGTTGAACAGCTTCGGTTCGAAGGACGTCCTCACGGTCGGGGGTGTCGACCACGCGTTCCACCGCATCGACACCGTGCCCGGGCACGAGCGACTCCCGTACAGCCTGAAGGTCCTGCTCGAGAACCTGCTCCGCACCGAGGACGGCGCGAACGTCACCGAGGCGCAGATCCGCGCGCTCGGCTCCTGGGTGCCGACCGCGGAGCCCGACACCGAGATCCAGTTCACGCCCGCGCGCGTGGTGATGCAGGACTTCACCGGCGTGCCGTGCATCGTCGACCTGGCCACCATGCGTGAGGCGATGGCGGAGATCGGCGGGGACCCGACGAAGATCAACCCCCTGGCACCGGCCGAGCTCGTCATCGACCACTCGGTGATCGCCGACCTCTTCGGGCGTGCTGACGCGCTGCAGGTCAACACGGACATCGAGTACGAGCGGAACGGCGAGCGGTACCAGTTCCTCCGCTGGGGGCAGACCGCGTTCGAGGACTTCAAGGTCGTCCCGCCGGGCACCGGCATCGTCCACCAGGTGAACATCGAGTACCTCGCCCGTGTCACCTACACGCGCGAGATCGACGGCGAGCTGACGGCCTACCCGGACACCCTCGTCGGCACCGACTCGCACACCACCATGGTGAACGGGCTCGGCGTCCTCGGGTGGGGCGTCGGCGGCATCGAGGCCGAGGCGGCGATGCTCGGTCAGCCGGTGTCGATGCTCATCCCGAAGGTCGTCGGGTTCAAGCTGTCCGGTGCGATCCCGGCCGGCGTCACCGCGACCGACGTCGTCCTGACGATCACCCAGATGCTCCGGAAGCACGGCGTGGTCGGCAAGTTCGTCGAGTTCTACGGCGAGGGCGTCGCCCAGGTGCCGCTCGCGAACCGCGCGACGATCGGCAACATGAGCCCCGAGTTCGGGTCGACCGCCGCGATCTTCCCGGTCGACGACGTCACGCTCGAGTACCTGCGCCTCACCGGGCGCGAGGAGTCGCAGATCGCCCTCGTCGAGGCCTACTCCAAGGCGCAGGGCCTCTGGCACGACCCCTCGGTGGAGCCGGCGTACTCCGAGTACCTCGAGCTCGACCTCTCGACGGTCGTGCCGTCGATCTCCGGACCGAAGCGCCCCCAGGACCGGATCGAGCTCTCGGTCGCCAAGGACCAGTTCGAGGTCGACCTGGCGAACTACGCCACGATGACGCCGTCGGAAGAGGACAAGGCCGTCGCCGACTCGTTCCCCGCGTCGGACCCGGTGGCCGTCGCGCCCGGCGACGAGCACGCCGTCCAGGACGACGCGGACGCCCAGCCGTCGGAGGTCCCGCTCCACGCCGCCAGCGCGCCGAACACGGCGTCGAAGCCGGTCCGGGTGGCGCTCGACGGCGGCGACGCGTTCACGATCGACCACGGCGCGGTCGCCATCGCCGCGATCACGTCGTGCACGAACACGTCGAACCCGTCGGTCATGCTCGCGGCCGGGCTCCTCGCCCGGAACGCCGCGAAGAAGGGCCTGAAGTCGAAGCCGTGGGTCAAGACCACGCTCGCGCCCGGGTCGAAGGTCGTCACGGACTACTACGAGAAGGCCGGGCTCACCGGGTACCTCGAGG
This window harbors:
- a CDS encoding DNA topoisomerase IV subunit A is translated as MARTDAVGLPDGERIEDVDVSEEMQGSFLEYAYSVIYSRALPDARDGLKPVQRRILYQMSEMGLRPDRGHVKCARVTGEVMGKLHPHGDGAIYDALVRMAQDFTMRVPLVDGHGNFGSLDDGPAAARYTEARLAEPSMAMTDGLGEDVVDFVPNYDNQLMQPEVLPAAFPNLLVNGASGIAVGMATNMAPHNLGEVVEAAKHLLRHPDATLDELMEFVPGPDLPSGGTIVGLAGVRDAYATGRGSFRTRAKVSVESITPRKTGLVVTELPYLVGPERVIEKIKDGVQSKKLSGISDVTDLTDRNHGLRLVIGIKTGFNPSAVLEQLYKHTPLEDGFGINNVALVDGTPQTLGLKELLEVYVAHRLDVVTRRSRYRLARRRERLHLIEGLLIAILDIDEVIEVIRTSDDSEAARTRLQEVFDLSEVQAEYILELRLRRLTKFSRLELERERDELLTDIAALEELLGSDARLRTQVATELTEVADRFATPRRTLLTEADAPVRGGRKAAVELEIVDAPCRVLLSTTGRLVRVDQTEGSDRVARTPARSKHDAVRSTVATTVRSSVGALTDRGRVVRFSPVDVPAVPPASVRLDAGVRVRDYLGLPSGETVVALLDPESPNALAIGTRQGVVKRVVPNAWPDKPDVVAIALKDGDAVVGATQGPEQDDVVFVTSNAQLLRFPAAVVRPQGLPAGGVAGVQLAAGATVIAFTTVDPAADVVVATVPTSSATLAGTDPGRAKVSALSEFPAKGRGTMGVRAHAFLKGEDGLAVAWAGVAPPHALGPDGAARTLPDWLSKRDGSGSPLEAVVTTIGASPAVPIGAESDPA
- a CDS encoding alkaline phosphatase family protein, with amino-acid sequence MTPMVPTATQDTANLADVVPACLTALGHPGPALAGLGREARIRLRPARSAIVVLVDGLGANAVRARAGHARFLAAEKRRLRSGFPTTTAAALTTLSTGATPGTHGVVGYSGFDPGSGRVVNLLSGWDTEVPAGWLLVPTLFERAVADGLVVRSVGPARYRTSGFTANVLAGADYVDADTIPARVDAALEAVADGPATLVYLYVPELDSIAHKRGWQSDRWTSALEALDAELARLAAALPADVGLVVTADHGVLDVPDEANVAIAPDLLEPVVGFAGDPRCRQLTLAPGTDVDATVRAWRERVGKRAWVASRDEAIAAGWFGAVTDPVRARLGDVVVAARGQWAFNDDREAGEHPRRMLGQHGSMSDDETYVPLLLAGAFAT
- the sepH gene encoding septation protein SepH, yielding MQDVRVIGVEPGAILLATDSGSEYRLAVTPSLSGQVRQASPAEGEPHRRIPPKEIQARIRAGLSSEQVAELMGVAVEDVRRFEGPVMAERSFVLDAARRVSVTGEAGAPEVFGDAITARLEAGDATDVRWSSRKDVEHGWQVQVHYIADEVEHDAQWRFDPKTSTLTPDNGDAHRLSREDDDEGLTPRLRAVDPEPEDSASTRFDSGAFRVETDQRPAPDREAADRPPLRAPLPRIGAPAVEERGPGNETADLLEALRRRRGEREAATFGDHSDDRRGDDRQRRSVTVVDIPLDTLAPGEVGDADGVDDPVGDGGRPSSAPRADESGSTAEQPDGGRPDRKKRSRRAMPSWDEIVFGTRPDDDLA
- a CDS encoding DUF4193 domain-containing protein, with translation MATDYDAPRKTDDDSESIEALKERVPDKMSGVVDVDDADNPGSFELAGQDLSDVDLDVVVLPPQVDEFTCVECFLVKHRSQLDHETKLGAVCMECASA
- a CDS encoding DUF3093 domain-containing protein, whose translation is MTVYRERLWAPPTLYLATALVIPASLLVFLPINTTVGVVVAIGMELAVLVMLWLLAPIVEVTEDEFRAGRAHLPRSAVGAVQGYDGSAATRERGPTLDARAWTLFRGYVHGVVKVEVADAQDPTPYWLVSVRHPDQVVAALGR
- the dut gene encoding dUTP diphosphatase, giving the protein MTEPLDVPWTGADAPRFAHPGDAGADLVSTEAVVLAPGERRLVGTGVRIALPDGYAGFVVPRSGLAAKHGITIVNAPGTIDAGYRGELKVALLNTDQRESYSVAVGDRIAQLVVMPVPAVRFVAVDELPDSVRGHGGFGSSGYGTAVDVSVAAAPTTEGAADGTRPGTDDQEGAGA
- a CDS encoding DUF3710 domain-containing protein; protein product: MRIGRGKKGTEPAEEVELASTTPEVDIADEADEALDEVVTVEPTAKSAPADREENGPLDETEANPVRPYVDLGGVKILPREGLHLRLEVEEGSQRVVAVGLDFEESTLQVQPFAAPRTTGLWHEIRAQIAEQIGRQGGVATEVDGPLGPELRADVPVVGEDGVTDGLRTARFVGVDGPRWFLRGVIAGKAAEDPEAATEIEDLFRSVVVVRGTSPMPPRDLIPLHMPKTMPTATI
- a CDS encoding DUF3159 domain-containing protein, whose product is MTSDPSAPLPEDHATDHADALSLSAQLRDAVARAGIARVAPGEAPSGRALVAAVGGVRGLAESILPGFAFLIVFAVTHQLVPSVVVPVLVGLVFVGLRLVQRQPLVTALSGILGVAISAGLSLFTGRAESNFVPGIVVNAVSLAVLLATLVARRPLIGIVVGLLLPEGDHWRSDPGKRRVLTVATWLWAGLFAVRLAIEVPLYLAAQVELLAGIKLVTGVPLYAAMLWVTWLLVRSVFGQVADGGTGDVDAAGGPDRV
- a CDS encoding aconitate hydratase codes for the protein MAALNSFGSKDVLTVGGVDHAFHRIDTVPGHERLPYSLKVLLENLLRTEDGANVTEAQIRALGSWVPTAEPDTEIQFTPARVVMQDFTGVPCIVDLATMREAMAEIGGDPTKINPLAPAELVIDHSVIADLFGRADALQVNTDIEYERNGERYQFLRWGQTAFEDFKVVPPGTGIVHQVNIEYLARVTYTREIDGELTAYPDTLVGTDSHTTMVNGLGVLGWGVGGIEAEAAMLGQPVSMLIPKVVGFKLSGAIPAGVTATDVVLTITQMLRKHGVVGKFVEFYGEGVAQVPLANRATIGNMSPEFGSTAAIFPVDDVTLEYLRLTGREESQIALVEAYSKAQGLWHDPSVEPAYSEYLELDLSTVVPSISGPKRPQDRIELSVAKDQFEVDLANYATMTPSEEDKAVADSFPASDPVAVAPGDEHAVQDDADAQPSEVPLHAASAPNTASKPVRVALDGGDAFTIDHGAVAIAAITSCTNTSNPSVMLAAGLLARNAAKKGLKSKPWVKTTLAPGSKVVTDYYEKAGLTGYLEDLGFYTVGYGCTTCIGNSGPLPDEISQAVQDNDLAVTAVLSGNRNFEGRINPDVKMNYLASPPLVIAYALAGSMHFDFDADALGTDQSGEPVYLKDIWPDAAEVQEVIDHSIDTGMFTHEYASVFEGDDRWKSLPTPTGDTFEWDAESTYVRKPPYFEGLTIETTPVSDISGARVLAKLGDSVTTDHISPAGSIKADSPAGHYLAEHGVDRKDFNSYGSRRGNHEVMIRGTFANIRLKNLLLDGVEGGYTRDFTTPEGAQAFIYDASQHYQAQGVPLVILGGKEYGSGSSRDWAAKGTNLLGVRAVIAESFERIHRSNLIGMGVVPLQFPAGETADSLGLDGTEVVSISGLEQLNDGTTPRTVHVTATPSEHSPAGAQPVEFDAVVRIDTPGEADYYRNGGILQYVLRSLV